The Anaplasmataceae bacterium AB001_6 genome has a segment encoding these proteins:
- the tatA gene encoding twin-arginine translocase TatA/TatE family subunit, giving the protein MSIGASQIVLILLIVLIIFGAGRLPSVMGELGRGIKNFKKEVKSPEDKTPNS; this is encoded by the coding sequence ATGTCTATTGGAGCTTCTCAAATAGTACTGATACTGTTGATAGTGTTAATAATCTTTGGTGCAGGCAGGTTACCCAGTGTAATGGGAGAACTAGGCAGGGGCATCAAAAATTTTAAAAAGGAAGTTAAATCTCCTGAAGATAAAACTCCTAATAGTTAA
- a CDS encoding zinc ribbon domain-containing protein: MDYSAIAAIIVVSIIVIAIVFAVPIIPMKIAQSKGSKKSFLWYMYGLLFFLAAVLHALLMKEDKEYVEKQEIDAGKMKRCCFCAEIIRKEAKVCRYCGREEV; this comes from the coding sequence ATGGATTATTCGGCTATCGCAGCAATAATTGTTGTATCTATAATAGTGATTGCTATCGTGTTTGCTGTGCCTATCATTCCTATGAAAATTGCTCAATCTAAGGGTAGTAAAAAATCTTTTCTTTGGTATATGTATGGATTGCTCTTTTTTTTAGCTGCAGTGCTGCACGCTTTACTAATGAAAGAAGATAAAGAGTACGTTGAGAAGCAAGAGATAGATGCAGGTAAAATGAAAAGGTGTTGTTTTTGTGCCGAAATAATAAGAAAAGAAGCAAAAGTATGTAGATACTGTGGGCGGGAAGAAGTATAA
- a CDS encoding GIY-YIG nuclease family protein, with protein MSIVYILTNECMPNTIKIGSTNNLERRIKELDNTSVALPFQCYYAVKVSDASVIEKKIHQGLDECRVRQNREFFNSTPEQAKSILEIAELMGGKNVTPTYDIVATPQDQEALDKIRKSRRRFNFGIIGLDEGTVLEFKKDKMITCTVANGTRVNFRDKLMSLSRSADIVLKEMGYDWVAVQGSAFWCYNGKPVYNLLLETEYND; from the coding sequence ATGTCGATTGTTTATATACTCACTAATGAGTGTATGCCTAACACAATAAAAATTGGAAGTACTAACAATCTTGAACGGCGTATCAAAGAATTGGATAACACAAGTGTTGCCCTTCCGTTTCAGTGTTATTATGCAGTGAAAGTTTCTGATGCATCTGTTATTGAAAAGAAGATACATCAAGGTTTAGATGAGTGTCGTGTTAGACAGAATAGGGAATTTTTTAATTCTACTCCAGAACAAGCAAAGTCAATTCTTGAGATAGCAGAATTGATGGGGGGTAAAAATGTAACACCAACATATGATATTGTTGCAACTCCTCAAGATCAAGAAGCATTAGATAAAATAAGAAAATCTAGAAGAAGATTCAATTTTGGAATAATTGGTCTTGATGAAGGAACAGTTCTTGAATTTAAGAAAGATAAAATGATCACTTGCACTGTTGCTAATGGTACGCGGGTTAATTTCAGAGATAAATTGATGTCATTATCTCGGTCAGCAGATATTGTCTTAAAAGAGATGGGCTATGACTGGGTGGCAGTTCAAGGTTCGGCTTTTTGGTGTTATAATGGTAAACCTGTTTATAATCTATTATTAGAGACAGAGTATAATGATTAA
- a CDS encoding NERD domain-containing protein produces the protein MSEDFLWRLIFIVFLFALPFLLSLSFHKDINSSGEDKISEDKGISYLPASKKYYVAPIMKEYRLPITKKHYSYFDQGRLGEYLVFMKLEHLEEQGGRFLFNLYVPKANGKDTEIDMVFIHPKGFFVIESKNYSGWIFGNEKNQYWTQILPKGWRRDSHKTHFYNPIKQNALHIKYLKRLLPSNFPIWSIIVFSDKCTFKDVTVSSDKRYKVVQLDNVRSLIYQIIRETKKDIFSLSNINQMYDELFPFTEEMKIRCV, from the coding sequence ATGAGTGAAGATTTTCTTTGGAGATTAATATTTATTGTTTTTCTGTTTGCCCTACCTTTTTTATTGAGCTTGAGTTTTCACAAGGACATAAATAGTTCTGGAGAGGATAAAATTAGTGAAGATAAAGGTATTTCTTATCTTCCAGCTAGCAAAAAATATTATGTTGCTCCTATCATGAAGGAGTACCGCTTACCAATCACTAAGAAGCACTACTCATATTTTGATCAAGGTAGACTTGGGGAATATCTGGTATTTATGAAATTAGAGCATTTAGAAGAACAAGGTGGTCGATTTCTTTTCAATCTTTACGTTCCAAAAGCAAATGGTAAGGATACAGAAATTGATATGGTTTTTATCCATCCCAAAGGTTTCTTTGTTATTGAGAGCAAAAACTACAGCGGTTGGATATTTGGAAATGAAAAAAACCAGTATTGGACTCAAATTCTACCAAAAGGTTGGAGAAGGGATAGTCATAAGACGCATTTCTATAACCCAATCAAACAAAACGCTTTGCATATCAAATATTTAAAACGTCTATTACCATCAAATTTTCCAATATGGTCAATCATTGTGTTTTCAGATAAATGTACTTTCAAAGATGTGACTGTCTCATCAGATAAGCGATACAAAGTAGTTCAATTAGATAATGTGAGATCTCTGATTTATCAAATTATTAGAGAAACCAAGAAAGACATTTTTTCACTTTCAAATATCAATCAGATGTATGATGAGCTATTTCCCTTTACAGAAGAAATGAAGATACGATGCGTTTAA